cctactttctttctttctgcctcctctttagCATAGTTCTGTGAAGGCAAATAACAGAACTTTAATGGAGACACACATTTAGGACTGAATGTTCGAAGGCATATCAACCTCTGCACATTGTACAGTTGTGGGTCTCCACATTTGTTTCCATATGCTGCATGAGGAGGCTTCTCTGACAAAGGCTGAGCAAAACNCTGATGTATGGGTATAGCAGAATGTAGTTACAGGTCATTATATTGCTACATTTTGctagcagaacaatagtatttattttctcctAGGTCCTTGGCATAAGTAGTCCTAGTTTCTTAGTCATCTGATCAGTGTCAGGTTTGGATTGCATATCCTAGAGTGAGCCTTAAATCCAATAAAATAGTGGCTTGTTGCACATACAAGTGTTATTCTACTATTGTAATACAATATCATGTAGGCACATCACCATTGTAAGTCAATGGGTATATAGCTGGGTTGGTATTTACTTTTCTCCTCTATTATTATGCAGAGTATTTTCTAGTAGCCTGAACATATTCAGTGGACAAAGTTAGTTACCAGCTTGATTCCCATATTCAGTtagatatttgtgtattttttggCAATAGGACATTATCATAAGTTTGTAGAGAAACTTCCAGTGTCCTGAATATGTTATATCTATTCTAGTCATTGGCTAAAGGAGCACCACTGAAATGCACAAACAGCCCAGGCTATTGCCAAAACTATTGGTTTCNCCTTAAACCTGGTGCTACATACTTAAATTCTTCCAGTTACAATGCAAAAATCCAAGAAAAGAACTCCAGTCCACCTCTCCCACTGTCTAAAATGATTCTATCAAGATGGACAACAGAACttagtatttgtatatatgttacGGAGATCTCCTATGACACATTTCTCTGTGACCTAGAGAAGTACCAGTTGATGAGAGCCAAATGCAAGGAACAGACACTGGAAGCAGAAGTTACAAATGTCATCTATGGGTCATCATAACATCTACAATGGGAGGTGTTATGATGGTGAGATAGGCTGTTGAAGTTTGCCTAGAGAGGTAAGGAGACAAAAGCAACAATGAGAATGAAGATCAAggttcttaaaatatatttatctaaCAAATAATTTAACATTATGTGAgggagtttttaaattttattgacatatataaatattaattcataTANACATGATTTTTGTTAGTAGAATATATGTCTCTTCTAGGGCCTGTTTATACCAAGTTGTATTGGTATAATACCAATATTATATTGATAGCACTCGCCTGAAATCTTTCCAAAGCATGTGCTTTTCCTCAAAATTGATGGATTGTTGTGTGAGTTTTTATCcttccaatatattttatatacattttatatgctGGTACTTAAGTATTTTATGGGTCTTCCAACAACACGTTCACTCTCCAAAAAGTAGGTTCTTGGCATATGAAGTTAGTGCCAGTTCCAAGGGAACCAAAGACTTCACATACATCCATAAGTTTTATGCCATCTACATCTTCACAATAAATACATTCAGAATTGATCAGATTTATAACCAATTCACTAGTACAGGACCCTTAATTGGTCCTAGAAGGTGctaattacttttattaattatcATNNTGGGTTATTCTAGNAGCTGGACTCCTCTGGGAACAGGTTCCCTTAGGCCCAGGAATGAATAGACTGGCAGGTATGAGCAGGGAATGTACACAGAGTATGACCATAAAAGTGCTACTTTACAAGTCTGCAGTTAATAAAGGTAATAAAATCTCAGGATGGCCTCATAAAGTCACTTGAAGAAATCCTAGGTGAGTTTGGAAAACTGGTGACTAACTGCCTTTATTGTCCTTCTAACACAAAAGCCTAGTTTTCCCAGGTTATAAGATGTTCTGCAGTGTTGAGTTTTAAATGTGATAATTTCTCTATTCTATGTCTTTCTGCCTTTCAAGACTTCCTGTTCAAGTATTTCCCTAttggtatgcatgtatgttgttTTGATAATATTAGTTAATATCACTGCATGCTATATTCTCTCCTGACTCTATCACTTCAATATAGCAAAAGCTCTGTAGTTCATACAGGTTTCATACAGTAGTTcttaaactttgttttattttaaaaccatcaAAGAAGAGTTCAAAATTTTGTATAGATCTTCCCTCAAGAATGCACTTCTATCTTTCTGAAGGACATAATAAACTATAAATTCAAAGGTAACTCAGTCAATTTACCACAGCAAGTAACTTTCTCCAGGTGTGAATGGAAATGTAATGTTTTAACTGAAGGATGATAtcaacattttaatgaaatatccTGGTGAGTTTTCACTCACATTAAGTTTAGAAACACAGTCTTAGATGATTCACAGGTTTACTGTATCCAGGGAACTTGGAGTTTCCTGGATCATGGAGAAACAAAGCTCTTGTCTTCTTCACAGAACATTTGTACATGAACTTCTCATCTGTGGTTCCTACACACCTCAGTACATGAGATGGGGGTCTTCACAGCTTTATGGCAAGAAAACATCTGGCaaattctgtatgtgtgttttcagtagATACTCCCCTTCATAATATCACTAgctaactttaaaatataaaaaattattaattaagatGAAGCAAACAATTTAGTTTGGGTACCTCAACAGTTGGTATTTCTGCAactcttttgtttcatttgtcaGATTTAAGGCATAGTGATAATTATGGAAATCACAATATTCCATAATTCCAAAGAAGCCATACTATAAAAGCACATAAATGTAGATAGAGATAAGGATTAGTAGTGAGGGAGACAAACAAAGAGTAAATTAAGGTTCATATTCATAAGTCAGCTCTCTGGACTAGAAAGAATGAGCAATACAGGCTCTGTAAATCAGGAAATCAAGCCTATATCCAAGGCATTTCTGGAACTACAGGCTTGAAACTGAAAGTACTTGGCAGCAGAGCCTTCTTTTCTTGGGTGActacaaatttttcttttaatgcctTAAATGTCTATATGAAGTCAACCACATAATTCCAAGTTATTTGAGAGACTCAAAGTGGACTAAGGTAAATGTTAACCAAATTGCCAAGTATGTAGAAAATTAATATAGGGCAAAGTCAAGTCAACACATTAAATTAATAAGCACTTGGGACATGCATCCTGGAAAAGAACCTCGCAAAAGAGGAGAGAATAACTGTTTCTACTATTTCTAAAATTTCCACCTTATTCCTAGCCTACTTATACCAAATGAAACCACATGTAATAAAGGATGTAGATGGTTAGGTTATCATTCCAATTGGTAGCATGAGTAAGTGTCATACATGAAGCTCTATGATATTGTCCATGATTACAAATTTAGATACTTTAATATGATAACAGATAATCAAACCCAGGGGTAAAGGGTTAAGACTAGGAATTCTTGTTGAGGGAAGAATTGATAGGAGTAGTTACTCTAGTTTGAAAGCACACTGGTTTCTTTAAAAGTGAACGAGTACTTTGCTAAGTGCAATGGGCAGCTGATAATATTTATGGCATATTGGTTAATGCAGTTAGCAAGCAGGGTATCAATATTGCAGGATAAAGACATACATGATTTTCCAGAACTGAGCTTACAATCTGTGAGAAGTTCATTATAAACGTCTGATCAGGGCTTCAAGTACTGTAGGATAAGTACTAGACATATTGGGAAATGGCAGCAGGTCGCTAGACAGTCTTAGGAGATTTATCTTAAAGCCACAGGTACTGTGCCTGATGGATAAATGGTAATCCAGGTGAATGGCagtaatgaaaagaaattgtTAGGCAGATGACAGTCCATgtcagaaactcaaagcattgAGAGACAGCCATTAAAATCCATGATAGCTGGACAATGTAATTCAAGTGTATTGTATGACCAAATGTAgctgtggaggaagggaagatgtAGGTACATCAGTGTCAAGTATGCCCCTTAAAGAAAATCAGATTTTATCATGCAAGCACTAAAAATTCAGCAAACGAGTCATTAGCAAGAACGGATGACTGGATTTTTACTGTACGTATAAATATCAAAGGAAACTGAAAAAAGTGTTGAGGTTCAGAATCAGTGAGGTGAAATGAGGGGTGGTTCCAATAGTTCAAGTGAGATGCTATTCTTCTCTACAGTAGTAATTTTTaggacaatcttttttttttttNNNNNNNNNNNNNNNNNNNNNNNNNNNNNNNNNNNNNNNNNNNNNNNNNNNNNNNNNNNNNNNNNNNNNNNNNNNNNNNNNNNNNNNNNNNNNNNNNNNNNNNNNNNNNNNNNNNNNNNNNNNNNNNNNNNNNNNNNNNNNNNNNNNNNNNNNNNNNNNNNNNNNNNNNNNNNNNNNNNNNNNNNNNNNNNNNNNNNNNNNNNNNNNNNNNNNNNNNNNNNNNNNNNNNNNNNNNNNNNNNNNNNNNNNNaaataaataaataaataaataaataaataaataaataaataaataaataaaggtttgtgccaccacctTTGGCTAGGACAATcattaattaaaggaaaaatgaacTTTGAGATTTATAGAACATACAAAATGGGGCATAGAtagtaagagaaataaaaaataatataacacTCTCAAATTGCTCCATTGCTCATTGACTCCTCTCTGAGACAAGAAACTCAAGGGGCATGGCAAAGGGGAGAAACAAATCGAAGGTAGGGGTTTATTTGAACTTTGCAAAGGTGCAAGTTTTATTTGGAATTTGTTGTGAGTGCAATGCCTGCACCACATTTTAGGGGAAAAatatcattcatttttaaaaatcagtttttgaGGATAAGATAGAAATTCAACCTAAGACTGAAACAGTAATCTATGCCATTCAAGAACATGAAGTTCTCATTGGCATAGATATGTAATCATAAAATAAGACCATCTTCGCTGAAGCCTAGAACTTTGAGATTTGAGAAACTGACAGAGATGAACCAACTCATAATCACTGAGGCCAACTAACTAACTGACAAATAAGAGAAAAGCTGATACATTTTATACCTTAGATTAGAGTAGGATTTAAAGGATGAAATACTGAagcatgaataaaaaaaaaaaaaaacaaagaattaaattTGTTAACTCAATAGAAACTCTAGCTACTTAGAATATAGAGAAAGTATGAAGATATGAAGACTATGAGATAATTATAAAAACTTTTCAAATTGGTTCATTTTATGTAAAATTGTGGGGTATCTCACTAATTTGCTCATAGATATTACAGAAAGAACATGCCTGGAAACAACCAAACTATCATCTCTGAGTTCCTCCTCCTGGGCCTGCCCGTTCCCCCAGAGCACGAGCACCTGTTCTATGCCCTGTTCCTGGTCATGTACCTCACCACCATCCTGGGGAACTTCATCATCATCGTTGTCATTCACCTGGATTCccatctccacacacccatgtacttctttctcaGCAACTTGTccttctctgatctctgcttttcctctgtcacAATGCCCAAGTTGCTCCTGAACATGCAGAGTCAAATTCCATCTATCCCTTATGCAAGCTGCCTGGCACaaatgtacttttttcttttttttgcagaCCTTGAGAGTTTCCTACTTGTggccatggcctatgaccgctatatAGCCATCTGCTTCCCTCTTCATTACACCAGCATCATGAGCCCCAAGCTCTGTGTGAGTCTGGTGTTGCTGTCCTGGTTGCTGACCATGTCCCATGCCATGTTGCACACTTTGCTCTTAACTAGGTTGTCTTTCTGTGAAAACAATGTGATCCCCCATTTTTTCTGTGATCTGTCTGCTCTCTTGAAGCTGGCCTGCTCTGATATTCACATTAATGAGTTGATGGTATTGATCATAGGAGGGCTTGTTGTTATACTCCCATTTCTGCTCATCATAGTGTCTTATGCACGCATCATCTCCTCCATCCTCAAGGTTCCTTCAACTCGAGGCATCCACAAGGTCTTCTCCACTTGTGGTTCTCACCTGTCTGTGGTGTCACTGTTCTATGGGACAATTATTGGCCTCTACTTATGTCCATCAGTCAATAACTCCACTCTGAAAGAGACTGTCATATCTATGATGTACACAGTGGTGACTCCCATGCTGAACCCCTTCATCTACAGCCTGCGGAACAGAGATATGAAGGGAGCCCTAAAAagattatttcaaaagaaaactatcTTCTGACTATTATAATCATCTTTCGAATATCTTTATAACATTATCAAGTAATTTTACTGATACTAATATTAGCAATTCTGATATTTACTTTTTAAGGGTAGGCTACTTTTAAAGACATATTCTAGTaattattcaatatataaaatgtgattttaacTATGGACCCTACTCTGCCTTCATACCCTTTTGATAATAGAAAACCACTGCACAAGAATTCTTAAACTATAGTTTATATATCATTTCTAAATGACATCTACATTCTATACTTCATTAAAATCTGTGCTCATTTTGACATTTTGACCaggattctttgtttatttttatttttattgttaattgttttatttatttacatttaatattaaattcaAAATGTTGCCCTCCTTCCCATTGCCCCCTTGCAGAGTTCTTTACTccatctcctttccccttctcatCTGAGAGGGTGACTTCATAAAGACATTGAAGAGATCCTATACTAGCAATGTAACAGCATACTTGAAAGAAGCAAACttaaccaagaggagtagacagcaggaaatagcaCTAAATTAtaccaattagaaacaaacacaacattacgaagaatttaaaaattcaagagttggttctttgaaaacatcaacaagataggtaaacccttatccagactaactaaagggcagagacagtatccaaatttataaaattgtaaaggaaaagggagacataacaacaaacaatgaggaaatacaaaacaccctatcttatttttaaaaagcttatcctcaacaaaaccagaaagtctAGAAGAAATGAATTGTTTTGTAGACAAATACCACattccaaaattaaatcaagatcaggtaaagtAAACAATCCAATAACCCCTTAAAAGACAGAAGCAGTCAATAAAAAGCTCCCAAGGAAAAAAGACCCAAGGACACTTTGTTTTAGTGCTGAATTCTATCAGGCATTCAAAGAATTgataatactcctcaaactattccacaattTTATATCTAAATACTCCCCCCATGTCTTTGTTATCATTTATGAGATGCCCTGGCTTAAATCAGTTTTTATAACACTGTCACTATCAGGCTGTGTTTCGTATTTTGCTGTGAATTATGATATCCATGgcctgttaatttttttctccagtaaTGAGGCAAGAGCTAGAATATTATAgaaagttttgcttttttttggaTGCTGCTCTTCTGCTCATTTGCACTTTTGAAACATtgaatttaaaaactttataCCTGTTTACTTTCT
Above is a genomic segment from Mus caroli chromosome 11, CAROLI_EIJ_v1.1, whole genome shotgun sequence containing:
- the LOC110304404 gene encoding olfactory receptor 1468-like, with the translated sequence MPGNNQTIISEFLLLGLPVPPEHEHLFYALFLVMYLTTILGNFIIIVVIHLDSHLHTPMYFFLSNLSFSDLCFSSVTMPKLLLNMQSQIPSIPYASCLAQMYFFLFFADLESFLLVAMAYDRYIAICFPLHYTSIMSPKLCVSLVLLSWLLTMSHAMLHTLLLTRLSFCENNVIPHFFCDLSALLKLACSDIHINELMVLIIGGLVVILPFLLIIVSYARIISSILKVPSTRGIHKVFSTCGSHLSVVSLFYGTIIGLYLCPSVNNSTLKETVISMMYTVVTPMLNPFIYSLRNRDMKGALKRLFQKKTIF